A window of the Campylobacter massiliensis genome harbors these coding sequences:
- a CDS encoding amidohydrolase family protein, which produces MFRDVFYRANERLDALGFSTNLIDGKTATNLARANAASLGLVARKTEANLTRANLTEQNARTNLSSNLRASETAAPKTLGFCQNAASQIYAESKRAQTSVNLTANEANLSGFSSGKFNEIAVRESELSGLQSANLTQIKTVDIHSHLLSADVKFDRFYDKLALAFFAKKFDINRRELIKNGFEGYKSNFARLIKSSNFVQKSVVFGVDAKFDESGNLVHKDKTVCASNEDVFAFCEQNPNEVVPFFSVNPNRKDALNLIEKYHKMGFKGGKLLHSYWETDLNDKRYEPYFRLLSELGLPLVIHVGNESSLASNKALEGIEQLKSPLNLGCRIVCAHMGASSDGAFTALSRDPEKFGANYFTLLGWLREFDGLYADVSALLCINKARILPHLKTQTQIHDKILFGTDFPVPFSVILSSYDLPFRDRLALNRIQNPLDRYVRAMSLYFGEDSPIFSNYKKILGEI; this is translated from the coding sequence ATGTTTCGAGATGTTTTTTACCGCGCGAACGAGCGCTTGGACGCTTTGGGTTTTAGTACAAATTTGATAGACGGAAAAACGGCGACAAACTTGGCCCGAGCAAACGCCGCAAGCCTTGGCTTAGTAGCTCGCAAAACGGAGGCAAATTTAACTCGCGCAAATTTAACCGAGCAAAACGCGCGGACAAATTTGAGCTCAAATTTGAGAGCGAGCGAGACGGCCGCGCCAAAAACGCTCGGGTTTTGCCAAAACGCGGCAAGTCAAATTTACGCCGAAAGCAAACGCGCTCAAACTAGCGTAAATTTGACGGCAAACGAAGCAAATTTAAGCGGATTTTCATCGGGCAAATTTAACGAAATCGCCGTGCGGGAGAGCGAACTTAGCGGCTTGCAAAGCGCAAATTTAACGCAGATAAAAACCGTCGATATCCACTCGCACTTGCTTAGCGCGGATGTGAAATTCGACCGATTTTACGATAAGCTAGCGCTTGCGTTTTTCGCTAAAAAATTTGACATAAACAGGCGCGAGCTTATAAAAAACGGCTTTGAGGGCTACAAAAGCAACTTCGCGCGGCTGATAAAAAGCTCGAATTTCGTCCAAAAGTCCGTGGTTTTCGGCGTCGATGCGAAATTTGACGAGAGCGGAAACCTCGTGCACAAGGACAAAACCGTCTGCGCCTCAAACGAGGATGTTTTTGCCTTTTGCGAGCAAAATCCAAACGAGGTCGTTCCGTTTTTTAGCGTAAATCCAAACCGCAAAGACGCGCTAAATTTGATCGAAAAATACCACAAAATGGGCTTTAAGGGCGGCAAACTACTGCACTCGTACTGGGAGACGGATCTAAACGACAAGCGCTACGAGCCCTATTTTAGGCTACTTAGCGAGCTTGGGCTACCGCTTGTTATCCACGTGGGCAACGAAAGCTCGCTCGCCTCAAACAAGGCGCTTGAGGGCATCGAGCAGCTAAAATCTCCGCTAAATCTTGGTTGCCGCATCGTCTGCGCTCACATGGGCGCTTCAAGCGACGGCGCTTTCACGGCGCTTTCTAGGGACCCAGAAAAATTCGGCGCAAATTACTTCACGCTACTTGGCTGGCTACGCGAATTTGACGGGCTTTACGCCGACGTCTCGGCGCTACTTTGCATAAACAAGGCCCGTATCCTGCCGCATCTAAAAACCCAAACCCAAATCCACGACAAAATCCTTTTTGGCACCGATTTTCCCGTGCCTTTTAGCGTGATTTTAAGCAGCTACGACCTGCCGTTTCGCGATCGGCTGGCGCTAAACCGCATCCAAAATCCGCTCGATCGCTACGTGCGCGCGATGAGTTTGTATTTTGGCGAGGATTCGCCGATTTTTAGTAACTATAAAAAGATTTTGGGGGAGATTTGA
- a CDS encoding MerR family transcriptional regulator has product MSYKMSELCELSQTPKSTILFYVKEGLLPEPVKVKDNVHQYGEDTLLMLNFIKYVQSNFHLSLKEVKALTQQKGFSFKRCYEALFDSLDTFMGSNFAQTLSAEQACERLGISQAELDKFIKDGFIFMRGGKLTEKEVEILQIVLETQKSERGQEILRTYINLAKQTAKIEAECAREIYAKAKDKNAALKLIFDNILILKPYILNFHTFDAYKKENK; this is encoded by the coding sequence ATGAGCTACAAGATGAGCGAGCTTTGCGAACTATCGCAAACGCCCAAATCAACGATACTCTTTTACGTCAAGGAAGGGCTTTTGCCAGAGCCCGTGAAGGTAAAAGACAACGTGCATCAGTACGGCGAGGATACGCTTTTGATGCTAAATTTCATCAAATACGTCCAGAGCAACTTCCACCTCAGTCTAAAAGAGGTCAAGGCGCTCACGCAGCAAAAGGGCTTTAGCTTTAAGCGCTGCTACGAGGCGCTTTTTGATTCGCTAGATACCTTTATGGGGTCAAATTTCGCCCAGACGCTAAGCGCCGAGCAGGCGTGCGAGAGGCTGGGTATCAGCCAGGCTGAGCTGGATAAATTTATAAAAGACGGATTTATCTTTATGCGCGGCGGCAAGCTAACGGAAAAAGAGGTCGAGATCCTGCAAATCGTGCTAGAGACGCAAAAGAGCGAGCGCGGGCAGGAAATTTTACGGACCTATATAAATTTAGCCAAACAAACGGCCAAAATCGAAGCCGAGTGCGCGCGCGAAATTTACGCGAAAGCAAAGGATAAAAACGCGGCCTTAAAGCTCATTTTTGATAATATCTTGATCCTAAAACCCTACATCTTAAATTTTCACACATTCGATGCCTACAAAAAGGAGAACAAATGA
- a CDS encoding sulfate ABC transporter ATP-binding protein has translation MKEIFSRLDPNKATQEKIENFMRDLLENYVLEVASEKFAFAEIEIYTSADKNTYKRVSSTGDIFFHNFGFDICFESSKEAYGGVLVRSLLRLSDHEIINGPRRCANAILNISEPNLNFCLLDAKYPQEASKNFNCRVRRADFDESGKPIDDRRRLTSSEFKSWLESDKKEAEKYKKDINRYKDGAENKNSTPNQAN, from the coding sequence ATGAAAGAAATTTTTTCTCGTTTAGACCCAAATAAGGCGACCCAAGAAAAGATAGAAAATTTTATGCGCGATTTGCTGGAAAACTATGTGCTAGAGGTTGCGAGCGAAAAATTCGCTTTTGCAGAGATCGAAATTTATACGAGTGCAGATAAAAACACCTACAAACGAGTGTCGAGCACCGGCGACATATTTTTTCATAACTTTGGTTTCGATATCTGTTTTGAGAGCTCAAAAGAGGCTTACGGCGGCGTGCTCGTGCGCTCGCTTTTGAGGCTTTCTGATCATGAAATAATAAACGGCCCGCGCAGATGTGCGAACGCGATTTTAAATATATCCGAACCGAATTTAAATTTTTGCCTTTTGGATGCTAAGTATCCGCAAGAAGCGTCGAAAAATTTTAACTGTAGAGTTCGTAGAGCCGACTTTGACGAAAGCGGCAAACCGATAGACGATCGCAGGCGGCTTACTTCGAGTGAGTTTAAAAGTTGGCTAGAGTCGGACAAAAAAGAAGCCGAAAAATACAAAAAAGATATAAACAGATACAAAGACGGAGCAGAAAATAAAAACTCAACGCCGAACCAAGCAAATTAG
- a CDS encoding TPM domain-containing protein — translation MKRILSTLFCVFTLLGLTAINLSAAGNATEQNLTVKETTTQTSNEKSSNFPALTGRVVDQANVLSPSIKDELETMLATHENNTTNQVVVVTIKSLGNAQIEEYSLELARHWGIGQKGKDNGVVLVVAPNDKQVRIEVGYGLEGTLTDALSSSIINYYIIPEFKKGDIQNGINIGIQKIIALLDGDEGVKKEIEKQDETPVEAYGIVVGMVMVFASAIFGAAALRIGASATLSGFISGVVAGTFGIEDLLVRGGVLLVLFVLLLYLMRNMKTGGRGLYGSGSSGGYGGGGFSGGGGSSGGGGFSGGGGSFGGGGASGRW, via the coding sequence ATGAAACGCATTTTATCTACTTTATTTTGCGTTTTTACGCTTTTAGGACTTACGGCTATAAATTTATCGGCAGCAGGTAATGCTACCGAACAAAACCTAACCGTAAAAGAAACTACTACTCAAACGTCAAACGAAAAGAGTTCAAATTTCCCTGCCTTAACTGGTAGAGTAGTAGATCAAGCAAACGTACTAAGTCCATCTATCAAAGACGAACTAGAAACCATGCTAGCTACTCATGAAAACAACACCACTAATCAAGTAGTAGTAGTTACTATAAAATCTCTAGGTAACGCTCAAATAGAAGAGTACTCCCTAGAACTAGCTAGACATTGGGGCATAGGACAAAAAGGTAAAGATAACGGAGTGGTATTAGTAGTAGCTCCAAACGACAAACAAGTACGCATAGAGGTAGGATACGGTCTAGAAGGTACTCTAACAGACGCTCTTAGCAGTAGTATAATAAACTACTACATAATCCCTGAGTTTAAAAAAGGCGATATCCAAAACGGTATAAACATAGGCATACAAAAGATCATCGCTCTACTTGATGGGGATGAGGGGGTGAAAAAGGAGATAGAAAAGCAAGATGAGACGCCTGTGGAGGCTTACGGGATAGTAGTGGGCATGGTGATGGTATTTGCTTCGGCTATTTTCGGCGCGGCAGCTTTGCGAATCGGAGCTAGCGCGACGCTATCAGGCTTTATCTCGGGCGTAGTCGCAGGAACGTTTGGTATCGAGGATCTGCTTGTTAGAGGCGGGGTCTTACTCGTTCTTTTCGTACTACTTTTGTACCTAATGCGAAATATGAAAACCGGCGGCAGAGGCTTGTACGGCAGTGGCAGCTCTGGCGGTTACGGCGGCGGCGGATTTAGCGGCGGAGGCGGAAGCTCAGGAGGCGGAGGTTTTAGCGGAGGGGGCGGAAGTTTCGGCGGAGGCGGAGCTAGCGGCAGGTGGTAG
- a CDS encoding TPM domain-containing protein, which translates to MKRILINTLYVVIALVLGLLLLGPSDETQEPQKIVDQPNFPALTGRVVDQAGVLSPAVKDELEAMLATHENNTTNQVAVVTIKSTGRVSIDEYSSQLSKHWGVWQKGKSSGVLLVVSLNGKQAHIEVGHGLEGTITEDFGEAIIDNYIVPELTKGDIEGGIKMGAQKIVALLDGDEAVKKDIEKLSEFPVEGYVMLFGALLLLVRNFFGIIGQACAMIGVSAFAGGAISLWAAPRLGIEDFAARGWITAALSAILFGLALRGVLAKENKGSSDDSIGYSGPDIDIASSKDSKGKFSGGGGSFGGGGASGKWWSRGSKK; encoded by the coding sequence ATGAAACGAATTTTAATTAATACTTTATACGTCGTTATTGCGCTTGTTTTAGGACTTTTGTTATTGGGCCCTTCGGACGAGACGCAAGAGCCTCAAAAAATCGTCGATCAGCCAAATTTCCCTGCTTTAACGGGTAGGGTGGTCGATCAGGCGGGCGTGCTAAGCCCGGCCGTAAAAGACGAACTAGAGGCCATGCTCGCTACTCACGAAAACAACACCACAAATCAAGTCGCAGTCGTCACGATAAAATCTACGGGCAGAGTAAGTATCGATGAATACTCTTCGCAGCTTAGTAAACACTGGGGCGTTTGGCAAAAAGGCAAAAGCAGCGGCGTACTGCTAGTCGTCTCTTTAAACGGTAAGCAGGCGCATATAGAGGTCGGACATGGCCTAGAGGGCACGATAACGGAAGATTTCGGCGAAGCCATCATCGATAACTACATCGTTCCCGAGCTCACAAAAGGCGACATAGAGGGCGGTATAAAGATGGGCGCGCAAAAGATAGTCGCGCTGCTTGATGGCGATGAAGCCGTCAAAAAAGATATAGAAAAACTAAGCGAATTTCCGGTAGAGGGCTACGTGATGTTATTTGGCGCACTGCTGTTGCTCGTGCGAAATTTCTTCGGCATAATCGGTCAAGCGTGCGCCATGATCGGAGTTAGCGCGTTTGCGGGCGGTGCTATCTCGCTTTGGGCCGCGCCGAGATTGGGCATCGAGGATTTCGCCGCCAGAGGCTGGATAACGGCTGCGCTTTCTGCGATACTTTTTGGCCTGGCTTTAAGAGGTGTGCTAGCCAAAGAAAATAAAGGCTCTAGCGACGATAGCATCGGATACAGCGGTCCGGATATAGATATCGCAAGCAGCAAGGACTCTAAAGGTAAATTTAGCGGAGGGGGCGGAAGCTTTGGCGGAGGTGGAGCCAGCGGCAAATGGTGGTCGCGCGGCTCTAAAAAATAG
- a CDS encoding LemA family protein — translation MKNLVIFLVVLGIIGGIALKYVNAFPVLDETVKEKWAQVQNQYKRRADLIPNLVKTVQGYASHEESVFKEVTEARSKASQMTIDVSSLDDPAKLKEFENAQKTLGGALSRLMAITENYPQLKADQNFLSLQSQLEGTENRIAVARKDYIAAVKDYNVALRKIPGKFIAEMIYPELKPRVTFEASETEQSAPDVSFAK, via the coding sequence ATGAAAAATTTAGTCATTTTTCTAGTCGTCCTAGGTATCATCGGCGGTATCGCACTGAAGTACGTTAATGCCTTCCCCGTACTTGACGAAACGGTCAAGGAGAAGTGGGCTCAGGTGCAAAATCAGTACAAACGCCGCGCAGATCTTATTCCAAATTTGGTAAAAACAGTTCAAGGCTACGCTAGTCACGAGGAGAGCGTGTTTAAAGAAGTAACGGAAGCTAGAAGCAAGGCTTCTCAGATGACGATCGACGTTAGCTCGCTAGATGATCCCGCTAAGCTAAAAGAGTTTGAAAACGCTCAAAAAACTCTAGGCGGCGCGCTATCTAGGCTAATGGCTATCACCGAGAACTACCCTCAACTAAAAGCCGATCAAAATTTCCTCTCCCTGCAAAGCCAGCTTGAAGGTACGGAAAATCGCATCGCGGTCGCTAGAAAGGATTATATCGCAGCCGTCAAGGATTACAACGTCGCTCTGCGCAAGATCCCGGGCAAATTTATCGCCGAAATGATTTATCCCGAGCTAAAACCGCGCGTGACATTTGAAGCTAGCGAAACCGAACAAAGCGCACCGGACGTATCTTTTGCCAAATAA
- a CDS encoding TPM domain-containing protein, translating to MKRILSTLFCVFTLLGLTAINLSAAGNATEQNLTVKETTTQTSNEKSSNFPALTGRVVDQANVLSPSIKDELETMLATHENNTTNQVVVVTIKSLGNAQIEEYSLELARHWGIGQKGKDNGVVLVVAPNDKQVRIEVGYGLEGTLTDALSSSIINYYIIPEFKKGDIQNGINIGIQKIIALLDGDEGVKKEIEAKGDYDMPIEVYGIMGGIAAIIASAFLGDMIMNIGLSVMVASIIGLFVNLCFGIEDITAQLAVVLGIAAGLYYLVKDVKVGSGGSGGGSSSSGSSSSSSGSGRSSGGGFSGGGGGFGGGGASGRW from the coding sequence ATGAAACGCATTTTATCTACTTTATTTTGCGTTTTTACGCTTTTAGGACTTACGGCTATAAATTTATCGGCAGCAGGTAATGCTACCGAACAAAACCTAACCGTAAAAGAAACTACTACTCAAACGTCAAACGAAAAGAGTTCAAATTTCCCTGCCTTAACTGGTAGAGTAGTAGATCAAGCAAACGTACTAAGTCCATCTATCAAAGACGAACTAGAAACCATGCTAGCTACTCATGAAAACAACACCACTAATCAAGTAGTAGTAGTTACTATAAAATCTCTAGGTAACGCTCAAATAGAAGAGTACTCCCTAGAACTAGCTAGACATTGGGGCATAGGACAAAAAGGTAAAGATAACGGAGTGGTATTAGTAGTAGCTCCAAACGACAAACAAGTACGCATAGAGGTAGGATACGGTCTAGAAGGTACTCTAACAGACGCTCTTAGCAGTAGTATAATAAACTACTACATAATCCCTGAGTTTAAAAAAGGCGATATCCAAAACGGTATAAACATAGGCATACAAAAGATCATCGCTCTACTTGATGGGGATGAGGGGGTGAAAAAGGAGATAGAAGCTAAGGGCGACTATGATATGCCCATAGAGGTCTACGGCATAATGGGCGGTATCGCGGCGATAATCGCATCGGCTTTTTTGGGCGATATGATCATGAATATCGGCCTTAGCGTCATGGTCGCTAGCATCATCGGCCTTTTTGTAAATTTATGCTTCGGTATCGAGGATATCACGGCTCAACTCGCCGTCGTACTCGGGATCGCCGCGGGACTTTACTATCTTGTTAAAGACGTGAAGGTCGGTAGCGGAGGTAGCGGAGGAGGCTCATCGTCGAGCGGCTCCAGTAGTAGCTCTAGCGGAAGCGGTAGAAGCTCCGGGGGCGGATTTAGCGGTGGAGGCGGAGGCTTTGGTGGAGGCGGAGCTAGCGGCAGGTGGTAG
- a CDS encoding acyl-[ACP]--phospholipid O-acyltransferase has product MKGVFSVRGFLPFLIVMFINAVVDLGHKITIQNILFKSIEDENLQIILTSLVNLLILLPYIMLFSVSGFLNDKFSRTRITRYAAASEILLTLFITISYLCGWFYVAFGTTLLLAVQSAVYSPAKYGLIKKIVGAEKLGAANGIVQAFTIVAILLGSFVFSAIFESYAATSTDAGEMIKSVWFIGAILFVCSVAETIFTFKIPFFEATDAELKFDAKKYFKLGYLKENTKHIFNNKNAFLCTLGLSVFWAVAQLVIAVFPAHYKAMSADNNVMIVQAILAVSTIGLVAGSALAGSYSKNHIEMGIVPFGALGLFVSLLMFAQGSSAAFMTLASFLFGFSGGIFIVPLNANIQFFTPEEQMGRTLAGSNFIQNIFMAAFLLLAMAFSIFAVSTPGIFVITSFSVLICALVAIKYLPHLFTRLLIMPFFRIGYTINVDGVENIPQKGGVLLLGNHMSWIDWAVLQMASPRPIRFAMHKSFYEIWYLKWLLNLFDVIPIGAGASKSALEKIRECLDAGDVVALFPEGHISYNGQIDEFAHGYEIAASDTNSVIVPFYLRGLWGSSFSRAQKYYQKISRKIDGKRAIRVSFGAPLAPETKAPQVREKVVELSFFSWAEYLKTLEPMQFSWLKHAKANLFKRSMVDSTGADLNNLKVIATVLVFLSKFKFAFLKERNVGVILPSSVMGSIINLILFIRGKISVNLNYTLSEQNLIGCADKAGLRSIITSRQFIAKLKARGFELEESLKGRLIYLEDVAQGISKADKICAMLKAILMPRWLLELIYFRDVRIDDDATILFSSGSEGTPKGIVLTHKNIMANIKQISEIVNTDGNDVILASLPIFHSFGLTAATFFPLSEGIASAHVPDPTDAFAVGKMVAKYHATIMFGTSTFFRLYTKNKKLNPLMFSTIRYAIAGAEKLNAAVKREFKMKFGVEIYEGYGTTETSPVVSVNTANVLEPEFFKELVFSKEGSVGLPTAGTIIRICDPTNLAKLENGQAGLILIGGHQVMKGYYEDEERTKEAIVELDGVRYYNSGDIGFLDEAGFLTITDRLSRFAKIGGEMISLGAVEAQISSVLGDEATFVCTNVADEKKGEQVVMLFSGEIGEEELGARIRASAIPSIMQPSKIYKVDAVPVLGTGKVDFKSSKKLAAQLALGEGNLGAAEEA; this is encoded by the coding sequence ATGAAAGGCGTTTTTTCGGTTAGGGGCTTTTTGCCCTTTTTGATAGTTATGTTTATCAACGCGGTCGTCGATCTTGGCCACAAGATCACGATCCAAAACATACTTTTTAAGAGCATCGAGGATGAAAATTTACAGATCATCCTGACTTCGCTCGTAAATTTGCTAATCTTGCTGCCCTACATCATGCTTTTTAGCGTTTCGGGCTTTTTAAACGATAAATTTTCGCGCACCCGCATCACGAGATACGCGGCGGCGAGCGAAATTTTACTCACGCTTTTTATCACTATAAGCTACCTTTGCGGCTGGTTTTACGTGGCGTTTGGCACGACGCTGCTGCTAGCGGTGCAAAGCGCGGTATATAGCCCCGCCAAATACGGCCTTATCAAAAAAATCGTAGGCGCAGAAAAGCTGGGCGCGGCAAACGGTATCGTGCAGGCCTTTACTATCGTAGCGATTTTGCTTGGTTCGTTTGTTTTCTCGGCGATTTTTGAGAGCTACGCCGCTACTAGTACGGATGCCGGTGAGATGATAAAATCGGTCTGGTTTATCGGCGCAATACTTTTTGTTTGCTCGGTAGCCGAGACGATTTTTACGTTTAAGATTCCGTTTTTCGAGGCAACCGACGCGGAGCTTAAATTTGACGCGAAAAAGTACTTTAAACTAGGCTACCTAAAAGAAAACACGAAGCACATCTTTAACAACAAAAACGCCTTTTTATGTACGCTGGGACTTTCTGTTTTCTGGGCGGTGGCGCAGCTGGTTATCGCCGTTTTCCCCGCTCACTACAAGGCTATGAGCGCGGATAATAACGTCATGATCGTGCAGGCTATTTTAGCCGTTAGCACCATCGGTCTAGTCGCCGGCTCGGCGCTAGCGGGCAGCTACTCGAAAAATCACATCGAGATGGGCATCGTGCCTTTTGGCGCGCTCGGGCTTTTTGTTTCGCTGCTTATGTTCGCGCAGGGTTCAAGTGCTGCGTTTATGACGCTGGCATCGTTTTTGTTCGGTTTTAGCGGCGGCATTTTCATCGTGCCGCTAAACGCAAATATCCAGTTTTTCACGCCCGAAGAGCAGATGGGCCGCACGCTAGCGGGCAGTAACTTTATCCAAAACATCTTTATGGCGGCGTTTTTACTGCTTGCGATGGCGTTTAGCATATTTGCGGTTAGTACGCCGGGAATCTTCGTCATTACCTCTTTTAGCGTGCTTATCTGCGCGCTGGTAGCGATAAAGTACCTGCCGCATCTTTTTACTCGTTTGCTTATCATGCCGTTTTTTAGGATCGGATACACGATCAACGTCGACGGCGTCGAAAATATCCCGCAAAAAGGCGGCGTGTTGCTACTTGGCAACCACATGAGCTGGATAGACTGGGCGGTACTGCAGATGGCCTCTCCGCGCCCGATCAGATTTGCGATGCATAAGAGCTTTTATGAAATTTGGTACCTAAAATGGCTGTTAAATTTATTTGACGTGATCCCGATAGGAGCAGGAGCGAGCAAAAGCGCGCTAGAAAAGATCCGTGAGTGCCTAGACGCTGGCGACGTGGTGGCGCTGTTTCCTGAGGGTCACATCAGCTATAACGGCCAGATAGACGAGTTCGCGCACGGTTACGAGATAGCCGCAAGCGATACGAACTCCGTCATCGTGCCGTTTTATCTGCGCGGTCTTTGGGGTTCGAGCTTCTCGCGCGCTCAAAAATACTACCAAAAGATCAGCCGTAAAATAGACGGCAAGCGCGCTATCAGGGTGAGCTTCGGCGCGCCTTTGGCACCTGAAACCAAAGCCCCGCAGGTGCGCGAAAAGGTCGTCGAGCTGTCGTTTTTTAGCTGGGCCGAGTATCTAAAAACCCTTGAGCCTATGCAGTTTAGCTGGCTAAAACACGCTAAAGCAAATCTGTTTAAACGCTCGATGGTAGATAGCACGGGCGCTGATCTAAACAATCTCAAGGTTATCGCGACGGTGCTAGTATTTTTGTCCAAATTTAAATTTGCGTTTTTAAAAGAGCGAAACGTCGGCGTGATACTGCCCTCCTCGGTGATGGGTAGCATTATAAATTTGATACTATTTATCAGAGGCAAGATAAGCGTAAATCTAAACTACACGCTTAGCGAGCAAAATTTGATCGGCTGCGCGGACAAGGCTGGGTTAAGAAGCATAATCACGTCGCGCCAGTTTATCGCCAAGCTAAAGGCTCGCGGCTTTGAGCTGGAAGAATCTCTAAAGGGCAGACTAATCTACCTCGAAGACGTCGCGCAGGGCATAAGCAAAGCCGATAAAATTTGCGCGATGCTAAAGGCGATTTTGATGCCGCGCTGGCTGCTTGAGCTTATATATTTTCGCGACGTTCGCATCGACGATGATGCAACGATACTCTTTAGCAGCGGCAGCGAAGGCACGCCAAAGGGCATCGTGCTAACGCATAAAAACATAATGGCTAACATCAAGCAAATTTCAGAGATCGTAAACACGGACGGCAACGACGTTATCTTAGCGTCGCTACCGATATTTCACTCGTTTGGGCTTACTGCGGCGACCTTTTTTCCGCTTAGCGAGGGTATCGCCTCGGCTCACGTGCCTGATCCCACAGACGCCTTTGCCGTGGGCAAGATGGTTGCTAAATACCACGCGACGATAATGTTTGGCACGTCGACGTTTTTTAGGCTCTACACCAAAAACAAAAAGCTAAATCCGCTGATGTTTTCTACGATCCGCTACGCGATCGCCGGCGCGGAGAAGCTAAACGCAGCCGTTAAGCGCGAGTTTAAGATGAAATTCGGCGTCGAAATTTACGAAGGCTACGGCACGACCGAGACCTCGCCCGTCGTTAGCGTAAATACCGCAAACGTGCTAGAGCCCGAGTTTTTTAAAGAGCTTGTTTTCTCAAAAGAGGGCAGCGTGGGTCTACCGACTGCGGGCACGATAATAAGAATCTGCGATCCTACAAACCTAGCAAAGCTAGAAAACGGGCAGGCGGGCCTCATCCTAATCGGCGGCCATCAGGTGATGAAGGGCTACTACGAGGACGAGGAGCGCACGAAAGAAGCGATTGTCGAGCTAGACGGCGTGCGCTACTATAACAGCGGCGACATCGGCTTTTTGGACGAGGCGGGCTTCCTAACGATCACGGATAGGCTATCTCGCTTTGCTAAAATCGGCGGCGAGATGATAAGCCTGGGCGCGGTCGAGGCTCAAATCTCATCCGTGCTGGGCGATGAGGCGACCTTTGTCTGCACCAACGTCGCCGACGAGAAAAAGGGCGAGCAAGTCGTCATGCTCTTTAGCGGTGAGATCGGCGAGGAGGAGCTGGGTGCGCGCATCAGGGCATCTGCGATACCGTCCATCATGCAGCCTTCAAAGATTTACAAAGTAGATGCCGTACCGGTGCTGGGAACGGGCAAAGTGGACTTTAAATCAAGCAAAAAGCTAGCGGCCCAGCTGGCCTTGGGCGAGGGAAATTTGGGCGCTGCGGAGGAAGCGTGA